The Girardinichthys multiradiatus isolate DD_20200921_A chromosome 24, DD_fGirMul_XY1, whole genome shotgun sequence genome has a window encoding:
- the LOC124861887 gene encoding dTDP-D-glucose 4,6-dehydratase-like, producing MDFNRTVLVTGGSGFIGSHLVCTLVASYPAWRIINLDILDYCCSPRSLEGVENRTNYTFIQGDVCNPHLVNHIFMTENIDVIFHLAAKTHVESSFECPSIFQRVNVDGTRVLLDAAHRARHQPLRFIYVSTDEVYGTSLDEAFDESSPLRPTNPYAATKAAAEYLVRSYWDKYKFPIIITRSNNIYGPRQFTEKVIPRFLTLLQNNKKCTIQGTLPISRHFLFISDAIQAFLLVLEKGTVGDVYNVGTSFEIPIIQLARELVRMVKNETESEVNEWTEFVASRPQVDLRYPIRSDKLQQLGWKAEVSWAEGIRQTVKWYHDNPDFWLDINKDQRIRRELDASKT from the exons ATGGACTTTAACAGAACGGTTCTGGTGACAGGAGGCTCTGGATTCAT TGGCTCTCATCTGGTGTGTACGCTGGTCGCCAGTTACCCTGCATGGAGGATTATTAATCTGGATATT TTGGATTACTGCTGCAGTCCCAGGAGTCTGGAAGGGGTTGAAAACAGAACCAACTACACTTTTATTCAG GGAGATGTGTGTAACCCACACTTGGTAAATCACATTTTCATGACTGAAAACATTGATGTCATCTTTCACCTGGCAGCCAAAACTCATGTCG AGTCCTCGTTTGAGTGCCCTTCCATTTTCCAGCGGGTCAACGTGGACGGAACCAGAGTTTTACTGGACGCTGCCCATCGAGCTCGACACCAGCCGCTGCGCTTTATCTACGTCAGCACGGATGAAGTGTACGGGACCAGTCTGGATGAG GCGTTTGATGAGAGCAGCCCACTGAGGCCAACCAATCCGTATGCAGCTACTAAAGCAGCTGCAGAGTATCTGGTCAGGTCCTACTGGGACAAATATAAG TTTCCCATCATCATTACCAGGAGCAACAACATCTACGGGCCCAGGCAGTTCACTGAGAAG GTTATTCCTAGGTTTCTCACCTTGCTGCAGAACAACAAGAAATG CACCATTCAGGGAACCCTGCCTATATCCCGGCACTTTCTGTTCATCAGCGACGCCATCCAGGCCTTCCTGCTGGTTCTGGAAAAAGGGACGGTGGGAGATGTCTACAATGTGGGAACAAGCTTTGAGATTCCCATCATCCAACTGGCACGGGAACTTgttaggatg GTGAAGAATGAGACTGAATCTGAAGTAAATGAGTGGACCGAGTTTGTCGCCAGCAG GCCACAGGTCGACCTTCGTTACCCAATCAGGAGTGACAAGCTGCAGCAGCTAGGCTGGAAAGCAGAGGTGTCCTGGGCTGAAGGCATCAGACAAACAG TGAAATGGTATCACGACAACCCAGACTTCTGGTTGGACATCAACAAGGACCAGCGAATCAGAAGAGAGCTTGATGCCTCCAAAACATGA
- the ddx3xb gene encoding DEAD-box helicase 3 X-linked b isoform X1, whose protein sequence is MSHVAVENAHGLEQQLAVLDLSAPDGQGGGRYIPPHLRNKDASKNVGNAFAAGRPGAYTIAPAANYGWDAGRNNFVNGYHDNRMTGNTFNRGPPRMERGRGGVAGGGFRGNRGGSFNPITPAQPISFDAGSWNTTKEAYSSFGNNRGKSAFFNDRGNASRGRFEHGGFGGGGGGGNSRWVEEARDDGDWSKPLPRNERLEHELFSGSNTGINFEKYDDIPVEATGQNSPHHIDSFQDVDMGEIVMSNIALSRYTRPTPVQKYAIPIVKSKRDLMACAQTGSGKTAAFLLPILSQIFTDGPGEALNAAKASGQDNGKYGRRKQYPIALVLAPTRELALQIYDEARKFSYRSKVRPCVVYGGADIGQQIRDLERGCHLLVATPGRLVDMMERGKIGLDYCNYLVLDEADRMLDMGFEPQIRRIVEQDTMPHKGIRQTLMFSATFPKEIQILARDFLEDYIFLAVGRVGSTSENITQKVVWVEESDKRSFLLDLLSATVIPSEVQDNTGDNVEKPGKDSLTLVFVETKKGADALEDFLYREGYACTSIHGDRSQRDREEALNQFRSGKCPILVATAVAARGLDISNVKHVINFDLPSDIEEYVHRIGRTGRVGNLGLATSFFNDKNGNITKDLLDILVEAKQEVPSWLESLAYEHQHKSSNRGRSKRFSGGFGARDYRQTAAGGSVGGFGGRGGRGQQGHGGNRGFGGGGFGNFYTSDGYGGNYSHSQVDWWGN, encoded by the exons ATGAGTCATGTGGCCGTCGAAAATGCCCACGGTCTAGAGCAGCAG cttGCTGTCCTAGACTTGAGTGCTCCAGATGGACAAGGCGGAG GGCGATACATTCCTCCACATTTACGGAACAAAGATGCATCCAAGAATG TGGGAAACGCTTTTGCTGCTGGACGACCAGGGGCCTACACCATAGCGCCCGCAGCAAACT ATGGTTGGGATGCAGGGCGCAACAACTTTGTCAACGGCTACCACGACAACCGCATGACTGGCAACACGTTCAACCGCGGCCCGCCACGCATGGAGCGGGGTCGGGGCGGCGTTGCGGGAGGCGGTTTCCGCGGCAACAGGGGGGGGTCATTTAACCCCATTACCCCGGCACAGCCCATAAGCTTCG ATGCTGGTAGCTGGAACACAACCAAAGAAGCTTATAGCAGCTTTGGCAACAACCGAGGAAAGTCTGCGTTCTTTAATGACAGAGGCAACGCCAGCAGAGGAAG GTTCGAACACGGTGGATTTGGTGGCGGCGGCGGAGGAGGAAACAGCCGCTGGGTGGAGGAGGCAAGGGACGATGGAGACTGGTCCAAGCCGCTGCCGCGTAACGAACGCCTTGAACA CGAGCTTTTCTCCGGCAGCAACACTGGGATCAACTTTGAGAAATATGACGACATTCCCGTTGAGGCCACAGGACAGAACTCCCCTCACCACATCGACAGC TTCCAAGATGTCGACATGGGTGAGATTGTTATGAGCAACATCGCTCTGAGCCGCTACACCAGACCAACTCCCGTGCAGAAATATGCCATTCCTATAGTGAAGTCCAAGAGAGACCTGATGGCCTGCGCACAGACGG GATCTGGAAAGACTGCAGCGTTCCTGCTTCCGATTCTCAGCCAGATCTTCACAGACGGACCCGGAGAAGCTCTGAATGCAGCCAAAGCCTCAGGACAG GACAATGGAAAGTATGGCCGGCGTAAGCAGTACCCCATCGCGCTGGTGCTGGCTCCAACCAGAGAACTGGCACTGCAGATATACGATGAAGCCAGGAAG TTTTCTTACCGCTCCAAAGTGCGCCCCTGTGTCGTGTACGGAGGGGCAGACATTGGCCAGCAGATCAGAGACCTGGAGAGAGGCTGCCACCTACTGGTAGCAACACCTGGTAGATTGGTGGATATGATGGAGAGAGGCAAGATTGGACTGGACTACTGCAA CTACCTGGTCCTAGATGAGGCAGATCGCATGCTGGACATGGGCTTTGAACCACAGATAAGACGCATCGTGGAACAGGACACCATGCCACATAAAGGCATCAGACAGACCTTGATGTTCAGCGCTACGTTTCCTAAAGAGATTCAG ATCCTAGCGAGAGATTTTCTGGAGGATTACATCTTCCTGGCAGTGGGCAGAGTGGGTTCGACCTCGGAGAACATCACACAGAAGGTTGTGTGGGTTGAAGAGAGCGATAAGAGGTCTTTCCTCTTGGACCTGCTCAGTGCTACAG TAATCCCCAGCGAGGTACAGGACAATACTGGAGACAACGTAGAGAAACCCG GTAAGGACTCTCTGACCCTCGTTTTTGTGGAAACAAAGAAAGGAGCTGACGCCTTGGAGGACTTCCTGTACCGGGAGGGCTACGCCTGCACCAGCATTCACGGCGACCGTTCCCAGAGAGACCGTGAGGAGGCCCTGAACCAGTTCAGATCGGGAAAGTGCCCCATTCTGGTTGCTACCGCG GTTGCAGCTCGAGGTCTGGACATCTCCAATGTGAAACACGTTATTAACTTTGACCTTCCAAGTGACATAGAGGAGTATGTCCATCGTATTGGACGTACGGGGCGAGTCGGAAACCTGG GCCTGGCCACATCATTCTTCAATGACAAAAACGGGAACATCACAAAGGATCTGCTGGATATCCTAGTAGAGGCTAAACAAGAGGTTCCCTCATGGCTGGAGAGCTTGGCCTATGAACACCAGCACAAGAGTAGCAACAGGGGGCGCTCTAAGAG GTTCTCTGGTGGTTTTGGAGCTCGGGATTATCGCCAGACAGCTGCTGGAGGCAGCGTAGGAGGTTTTGGGGGGCGAGGAGGACGCGGCCAGCAAGGACATGGAGGAAACCGTGGCTTTGGTGGAG GTGGTTTTGGGAACTTCTACACAAGCGACGGGTATGGAGGAAATTACTCGCACTCACAAGTCGACTGGTGGGGCAACTAG
- the ddx3xb gene encoding DEAD-box helicase 3 X-linked b isoform X2: MSHVAVENAHGLEQQLAVLDLSAPDGQGGGRYIPPHLRNKDASKNVGNAFAAGRPGAYTIAPAANYGWDAGRNNFVNGYHDNRMTGNTFNRGPPRMERGRGGVAGGGFRGNRGGSFNPITPAQPISFDAGSWNTTKEAYSSFGNNRGKSAFFNDRGNASRGRFEHGGFGGGGGGGNSRWVEEARDDGDWSKPLPRNERLEHELFSGSNTGINFEKYDDIPVEATGQNSPHHIDSFQDVDMGEIVMSNIALSRYTRPTPVQKYAIPIVKSKRDLMACAQTGSGKTAAFLLPILSQIFTDGPGEALNAAKASGQDNGKYGRRKQYPIALVLAPTRELALQIYDEARKFSYRSKVRPCVVYGGADIGQQIRDLERGCHLLVATPGRLVDMMERGKIGLDYCNYLVLDEADRMLDMGFEPQIRRIVEQDTMPHKGIRQTLMFSATFPKEIQILARDFLEDYIFLAVGRVGSTSENITQKVVWVEESDKRSFLLDLLSATGKDSLTLVFVETKKGADALEDFLYREGYACTSIHGDRSQRDREEALNQFRSGKCPILVATAVAARGLDISNVKHVINFDLPSDIEEYVHRIGRTGRVGNLGLATSFFNDKNGNITKDLLDILVEAKQEVPSWLESLAYEHQHKSSNRGRSKRFSGGFGARDYRQTAAGGSVGGFGGRGGRGQQGHGGNRGFGGGGFGNFYTSDGYGGNYSHSQVDWWGN, encoded by the exons ATGAGTCATGTGGCCGTCGAAAATGCCCACGGTCTAGAGCAGCAG cttGCTGTCCTAGACTTGAGTGCTCCAGATGGACAAGGCGGAG GGCGATACATTCCTCCACATTTACGGAACAAAGATGCATCCAAGAATG TGGGAAACGCTTTTGCTGCTGGACGACCAGGGGCCTACACCATAGCGCCCGCAGCAAACT ATGGTTGGGATGCAGGGCGCAACAACTTTGTCAACGGCTACCACGACAACCGCATGACTGGCAACACGTTCAACCGCGGCCCGCCACGCATGGAGCGGGGTCGGGGCGGCGTTGCGGGAGGCGGTTTCCGCGGCAACAGGGGGGGGTCATTTAACCCCATTACCCCGGCACAGCCCATAAGCTTCG ATGCTGGTAGCTGGAACACAACCAAAGAAGCTTATAGCAGCTTTGGCAACAACCGAGGAAAGTCTGCGTTCTTTAATGACAGAGGCAACGCCAGCAGAGGAAG GTTCGAACACGGTGGATTTGGTGGCGGCGGCGGAGGAGGAAACAGCCGCTGGGTGGAGGAGGCAAGGGACGATGGAGACTGGTCCAAGCCGCTGCCGCGTAACGAACGCCTTGAACA CGAGCTTTTCTCCGGCAGCAACACTGGGATCAACTTTGAGAAATATGACGACATTCCCGTTGAGGCCACAGGACAGAACTCCCCTCACCACATCGACAGC TTCCAAGATGTCGACATGGGTGAGATTGTTATGAGCAACATCGCTCTGAGCCGCTACACCAGACCAACTCCCGTGCAGAAATATGCCATTCCTATAGTGAAGTCCAAGAGAGACCTGATGGCCTGCGCACAGACGG GATCTGGAAAGACTGCAGCGTTCCTGCTTCCGATTCTCAGCCAGATCTTCACAGACGGACCCGGAGAAGCTCTGAATGCAGCCAAAGCCTCAGGACAG GACAATGGAAAGTATGGCCGGCGTAAGCAGTACCCCATCGCGCTGGTGCTGGCTCCAACCAGAGAACTGGCACTGCAGATATACGATGAAGCCAGGAAG TTTTCTTACCGCTCCAAAGTGCGCCCCTGTGTCGTGTACGGAGGGGCAGACATTGGCCAGCAGATCAGAGACCTGGAGAGAGGCTGCCACCTACTGGTAGCAACACCTGGTAGATTGGTGGATATGATGGAGAGAGGCAAGATTGGACTGGACTACTGCAA CTACCTGGTCCTAGATGAGGCAGATCGCATGCTGGACATGGGCTTTGAACCACAGATAAGACGCATCGTGGAACAGGACACCATGCCACATAAAGGCATCAGACAGACCTTGATGTTCAGCGCTACGTTTCCTAAAGAGATTCAG ATCCTAGCGAGAGATTTTCTGGAGGATTACATCTTCCTGGCAGTGGGCAGAGTGGGTTCGACCTCGGAGAACATCACACAGAAGGTTGTGTGGGTTGAAGAGAGCGATAAGAGGTCTTTCCTCTTGGACCTGCTCAGTGCTACAG GTAAGGACTCTCTGACCCTCGTTTTTGTGGAAACAAAGAAAGGAGCTGACGCCTTGGAGGACTTCCTGTACCGGGAGGGCTACGCCTGCACCAGCATTCACGGCGACCGTTCCCAGAGAGACCGTGAGGAGGCCCTGAACCAGTTCAGATCGGGAAAGTGCCCCATTCTGGTTGCTACCGCG GTTGCAGCTCGAGGTCTGGACATCTCCAATGTGAAACACGTTATTAACTTTGACCTTCCAAGTGACATAGAGGAGTATGTCCATCGTATTGGACGTACGGGGCGAGTCGGAAACCTGG GCCTGGCCACATCATTCTTCAATGACAAAAACGGGAACATCACAAAGGATCTGCTGGATATCCTAGTAGAGGCTAAACAAGAGGTTCCCTCATGGCTGGAGAGCTTGGCCTATGAACACCAGCACAAGAGTAGCAACAGGGGGCGCTCTAAGAG GTTCTCTGGTGGTTTTGGAGCTCGGGATTATCGCCAGACAGCTGCTGGAGGCAGCGTAGGAGGTTTTGGGGGGCGAGGAGGACGCGGCCAGCAAGGACATGGAGGAAACCGTGGCTTTGGTGGAG GTGGTTTTGGGAACTTCTACACAAGCGACGGGTATGGAGGAAATTACTCGCACTCACAAGTCGACTGGTGGGGCAACTAG
- the LOC124861324 gene encoding sodium/myo-inositol cotransporter-like codes for MATNATMEAADIVVVVVYFILVLGIGFLAMRKANQGTVSGYFLAGRSMNWAAVGASLFVSNIGSEHFIGLAGSGAASGFGVAAWEFNALLLLQLLGWVFIPVYIQCGVYTMPEYLSKRYGGRRLKVYFAALSLVLYIFTKLSVDLYSGALFIQESLGWNLYLSIILLIAMTAVLTVTGGLVAVIYTDTIQAFLMIAGALCLTGISFVKVGGLEGLRTKYMQASPNITAILLSSPNLTYSASCEHHLHPKPDALKILRGPKDPDLPWPGFLLGQTPASIWYWCTDQVIVQRVLAAKNIGHAKGSTIMAGFLKILPMFIIVIPGMISRVFFADELACISPEHCMEVCGSAAGCSNVAYPRLVMSLMPVGCRGLMMAVMIAALMSDLDSIFNSASTIFTLDIYKMLRKEASSKELVTTGRLFVIFMVTISIAWVPVIIEMQGGQMFYYIQEVCDYLTPPVAAQFLLGILWHRCNETGAFWGGVVGLSLGALRLILGFVYREPHCDQPDKRPSFIKDIHFMYVAAFLFWVSALVMVVVSLYTPPPEKEQIGTTTLWGLKQRRKQKTPEIEQGKEDLNNLNLLDHTTENGNGVVGEETFHGHQNKLNSTDCNNENTQSTSSYIIPAHSPLQNGCYNLSEARLENEGEMREGKDVEGGEECHFGREGVLMENGKCMNIFERICGLQEKSSQTQVITAQEQEKIVDELLYEPPGTKMILNTLLVLICSIGIFLFGYFSL; via the exons ATGGCTACTAATGCCACCATGGAAGCAGCAGACATTGTGGTTGTAGTCGTCTACTTCATCCTGGTGCTTGGAATTGGCTTCCTGGCGATGCGAAAAGCCAATCAAGGCACAGTGAGCGGCTACTTCCTGGCTGGTCGCTCCATGAACTGGGCCGCTGTGGGAGCATCTCTCTTTGTCAGCAACATAGGAAGTGAGCATTTCATCGGACTAGCCGGGTCGGGCGCTGCTAGCGGTTTCGGTGTGGCTGCGTGGGAATTCAACGCTCTACTACTGCTGCAGTTACTGGGCTGGGTGTTCATCCCTGTGTACATTCAGTGTGGAGTCTACACCATGCCAGAATACCTGTCCAAACGATACGGAGGAAGGCGCCTGAAGGTTTATTTTGCTGCTTTGTCTCTTGTGCTTTACATCTTCACCAAGTTGTCTGTGGACCTCTATTCAGGGGCCTTGTTCATTCAGGAGTCCTTGGGGTGGAACCTTTATCTTTCCATCATCCTCCTCATTGCCATGACAGCTGTGCTGACAGTCACTGGAGGTCTGGTTGCTGTCATCTACACAGACACAATCCAAGCATTTCTGATGATCGCCggagcgctctgtcttacaggcATCAGCTTCGTCAAAGTTGGAGGCCTTGAAG GGCTGAGAACCAAGTACATGCAGGCCAGTCCAAACATCACTGCCATTCTTCTGTCTTCACCTAATCTGACATATTCTGCATCCTGCGAACATCATCTCCACCCTAAACCAGATGCTCTGAAAATCCTGCGAGGCCCAAAAGATCCAGACCTGCCTTGGCCTGGTTTCTTGCTTGGTCAGACCCCTGCCTCAATCTG GTACTGGTGTACAGATCAGGTGATCGTGCAGCGGGTTCTGGCTGCGAAAAACATTGGTCATGCCAAAGGGTCTACCATCATGGCAGGCTTCCTCAAAATTCTCCCCATGTTTATCATCGTTATCCCAG GGATGATTTCCAGGGTCTTCTTTGCTGACGAGTTGGCGTGCATCAGTCCAGAACACTGCATGGAGGTGTGCGGTTCTGCAGCCGGCTGCAGCAACGTGGCATACCCTCGGCTCGTCATGTCTTTGATGCCTGTTGGTTGCCGCGGCTTGATGATGGCAGTCATGATCGCTGCTCTGATGAGCGACTTGGACTCTATTTTCAACTCCGCAAGCACCATATTCACGCTGGATATTTACAAAATGTTGCGAAAGGAGGCTTCGTCCAAGGAACTGGTGACAACCGGCAGGCTTTTTGTCATCTTTATGGTGACCATCAGCATTGCTTGGGTGCCAGTTATCATTGAAATGCAAGGAGGACAAATGTTCTATTATATCCAAGAAGTATGCGACTATTTAACTCCCCCTGTGGCGGCGCAATTCTTGCTTGGTATCCTGTGGCATCGCTGTAATGAAACAGGTGCCTTTTGGGGTGGAGTGGTAGGCTTATCTCTCGGAGCACTGCGGTTGATTTTAGGCTTTGTTTACAGAGAACCACACTGCGACCAGCCTGACAAGCGACCGTCCTTCATCAAAGATATCCATTTCATGTATGTGGCAGCCTTCTTATTTTGGGTATCAGCTTTGGTGATGGTCGTTGTGAGTCTCTACACTCCTCCAccagaaaaagaacaaataggAACAACCACTCTGTGGGGGTtaaagcagagaaggaagcaaaaAACACCGGAAATAGAACAAGGTAAAGAAGACCTTAACAACCTTAATCTTCTAGATCACACAACTGAAAATGGAAATGGTGTTGTTGGTGAAGAAACGTTCCACGGCCACCAAAACAAGCTCAACAGCACTGATTGTAATAATGAAAACACTCAGTCGACCAGTAGTTACATTATCCCAGCCCACTCCCCACTCCAGAATGGCTGCTATAATCTGTCTGAAGCTAGACTGGAGAATGAGGGAGAAATGAGAGAAGGGAAGGATGTGGAAGGGGGAGAGGAGTGCCATTTTGGGAGAGAGGGAGTATTAATGGAAAACGGGaaatgtatgaatatttttgagcGTATTTGTGGGCTCCAAGAGAAATCTTCACAAACCCAGGTCATAACAGCTCAAGAGCAGGAGAAGATTGTAGATGAGCTTCTTTATGAACCTCCAGGAACCAAAATGATACTAAACACATTACTGGTGTTGATTTGCTCTATTGGGATCTTTCTATTTGGGTATTTCTCCTTATAG